In Anseongella ginsenosidimutans, one genomic interval encodes:
- the asnB gene encoding asparagine synthase (glutamine-hydrolyzing) has product MCGITGYWQAEGLEDGAAAVLERMTKTLRHRGPDGFRYHVDKEKGLAMGHARLSIIDLNTGDQPLYNEDKTRVLTVNGEFYDYKRIRTRLRLQEGASFGTKSDSEIALPLYERYGLDFVSHLRGEFAFSLYDQDKDRLVLVRDRFGVKPLFYHIGADAVYWGSEIKSLFAHPRVPRAFSSEGVLHQLMHTMVPGTSAFKDIYSLKPGHMLLISRRGKQFDIREHKYWDMDFPEEDARNSSLSPEHHIERTQETLTDAVQQRLEADVPVGCYLSGGIDSCSMLGMSAAMQQSPVKAFTISFDNKDYDEAHIAREMAEKVRADQEQISLSATELYGDNYVQTLWHSERTFYNTLGVAKFCMSRRVNECGYRVVVTGEGSDELFGGYPAFKRDMLRHGLNEGHDPEEVASYQKLMDETNKLFKGAILSEDPVSHPAMESLVGFTPSWIQPWIQTLEIARPLLHGDLLAGLKDYDPLDAIAGSIDKSQLDRRHALDKAQYTWSKTMLECQILNWGGDRVDMAHSMESRPAFLDHHVAEMAVQIPPHYRIHGNTEKWVLREAMQKILPQVLYEREKFAFMAPPSHTDKKKQEGLRNLLEEYMNPQAIRDVGLFDPDRLQDFLEKYRQDTDPVSLTRKDALMNHLLGLHILWHQFVKN; this is encoded by the coding sequence ATGTGCGGAATAACAGGCTATTGGCAGGCAGAAGGATTGGAAGACGGGGCGGCAGCCGTGTTGGAAAGAATGACAAAAACATTGCGGCATCGCGGGCCCGATGGTTTCAGGTATCATGTGGATAAGGAAAAAGGGCTGGCCATGGGGCATGCACGGCTTTCCATTATTGACCTGAACACCGGCGATCAGCCGCTTTATAACGAAGATAAAACCCGGGTGCTTACGGTTAACGGGGAGTTTTATGATTATAAGCGGATCAGGACCCGGCTGCGGCTTCAGGAAGGAGCGTCTTTCGGAACGAAGTCGGACAGCGAAATTGCCTTGCCGTTATACGAACGGTACGGACTGGATTTTGTATCACATCTCCGCGGAGAATTTGCTTTTTCGCTCTATGACCAGGATAAGGACCGCCTGGTCCTGGTGCGCGACCGTTTTGGCGTAAAGCCCTTGTTCTATCATATAGGCGCAGACGCCGTGTACTGGGGATCGGAGATCAAATCCCTGTTCGCCCATCCGAGGGTGCCGCGCGCGTTTTCTTCCGAAGGAGTGCTGCACCAGCTGATGCACACCATGGTTCCGGGAACCAGCGCATTCAAAGATATCTATTCCCTGAAACCCGGGCATATGCTGCTGATCAGCCGCCGGGGGAAACAATTTGATATCCGGGAACATAAATATTGGGACATGGATTTCCCGGAAGAAGATGCGCGTAACAGCAGCCTTTCGCCGGAACATCATATCGAACGCACGCAGGAAACACTTACCGATGCCGTACAGCAGCGCCTGGAAGCGGACGTGCCGGTTGGTTGTTATCTTTCGGGAGGGATTGACAGCTGTTCCATGCTGGGAATGTCCGCCGCTATGCAGCAGTCGCCGGTGAAGGCCTTCACGATCAGCTTTGACAATAAAGATTATGATGAAGCCCATATTGCCCGGGAAATGGCGGAGAAGGTTCGCGCCGATCAGGAGCAGATCAGCCTGTCCGCAACGGAACTGTACGGGGATAATTACGTGCAGACATTATGGCATTCCGAGCGTACCTTTTACAATACACTTGGGGTGGCCAAGTTCTGCATGAGCAGGAGAGTTAATGAATGCGGCTACCGGGTGGTGGTGACCGGTGAAGGTTCCGACGAATTATTCGGCGGCTACCCGGCCTTTAAGCGGGATATGCTTCGGCACGGGCTGAACGAAGGACACGACCCGGAAGAGGTGGCTTCTTACCAAAAATTGATGGATGAAACCAATAAGCTGTTCAAAGGAGCTATTCTTTCGGAAGACCCGGTGAGCCATCCCGCTATGGAAAGTTTGGTAGGTTTTACCCCGTCATGGATCCAGCCCTGGATTCAGACCCTGGAAATAGCAAGGCCCCTGCTGCACGGAGATTTGCTGGCCGGGCTAAAAGACTACGACCCCCTGGACGCAATCGCTGGCTCCATCGATAAAAGTCAGCTGGACAGGCGCCATGCCCTGGACAAGGCGCAGTACACCTGGAGCAAGACCATGCTGGAATGCCAGATCCTTAACTGGGGCGGAGACCGGGTAGATATGGCCCATTCCATGGAATCGCGCCCTGCTTTCCTGGACCATCACGTCGCGGAGATGGCGGTACAAATTCCGCCGCATTACCGCATTCACGGCAATACCGAAAAATGGGTGCTGCGCGAAGCGATGCAAAAGATCCTGCCGCAGGTATTATACGAGCGGGAAAAATTTGCCTTTATGGCCCCTCCGAGTCATACCGACAAGAAAAAACAAGAAGGTCTGCGGAATTTGCTGGAAGAATATATGAACCCACAGGCCATCCGCGACGTGGGCTTGTTTGACCCGGACCGGCTGCAGGATTTCCTGGAAAAGTACCGGCAGGATACCGATCCGGTTTCGCTTACCCGCAAAGACGCCCTGATGAACCACTTGCTGGGACTGCATATCTTATGGCATCAGTTTGTTAAGAATTAA
- a CDS encoding aspartate/ornithine carbamoyltransferase family protein — translation MVIEKLSKKGKAVESDPLVPDGLHPDPKKLLKKESINLDILRQLKGQSVLSVKQFDKELVCELCKFAALLEATEIGNRHPLDGKIVITAFFEASTRTRLSFESAVLRLDGKVISIPEGQSTGVAKGESLSDIGEMFNAYGDLVVMRHTETAAVEEVMKNLRIPLVNAGNGSGEHPTQALADWFAILKWKPRLKENRARKQDKIHLGILGTPGSMRAVKSFLQMSLLFRENIHCISIVSELANPLGEELAQELDESGVDFQITSDINEVISDLDVIYMNSIAFLGDSYKSLDSRFKLNQDSELKEDAVVLHPLARLDELDPNLDGTHHNLYFTQAHGAVFMRQALFISILNRFDRLGSGNGALDLNSET, via the coding sequence ATGGTGATCGAAAAGTTGAGCAAAAAGGGAAAGGCGGTGGAAAGCGACCCGCTTGTTCCGGACGGACTGCATCCGGATCCTAAAAAATTGCTGAAGAAGGAAAGTATTAACCTGGATATTCTGCGGCAGTTAAAAGGACAGTCGGTGCTTTCCGTCAAACAGTTCGACAAGGAACTCGTTTGCGAGCTGTGTAAATTCGCGGCCCTCCTGGAAGCTACCGAGATCGGGAACAGACATCCGCTGGACGGCAAAATCGTGATCACTGCCTTTTTTGAAGCAAGTACCCGTACCAGGCTCTCATTCGAAAGCGCTGTACTCCGCCTTGACGGTAAAGTGATCAGCATTCCCGAAGGACAGTCTACGGGGGTGGCAAAGGGCGAATCCTTGTCGGATATAGGCGAGATGTTCAATGCCTACGGCGACCTGGTGGTGATGCGCCATACCGAAACAGCTGCGGTGGAAGAGGTGATGAAGAATCTTCGTATCCCGCTCGTGAATGCGGGGAACGGCTCGGGCGAACATCCCACCCAGGCGCTTGCAGACTGGTTTGCGATCCTTAAATGGAAGCCCAGGCTGAAAGAGAACCGGGCCCGGAAACAAGATAAGATCCACCTGGGCATACTGGGCACTCCCGGGAGCATGCGGGCCGTGAAATCATTCCTTCAGATGTCCCTGCTTTTCCGGGAAAACATCCATTGCATTTCCATCGTATCGGAGCTGGCCAATCCGCTTGGAGAAGAGCTGGCGCAGGAACTGGACGAATCCGGAGTGGATTTCCAGATAACAAGCGATATAAATGAGGTGATCAGCGACCTGGATGTGATCTATATGAATTCTATTGCCTTCCTTGGCGACAGTTATAAATCCCTGGATTCCCGCTTCAAACTCAACCAGGATTCGGAGCTGAAAGAGGATGCAGTTGTGCTGCATCCCCTGGCCCGGCTGGATGAACTGGATCCCAACCTGGACGGAACGCATCATAATCTCTACTTCACCCAGGCGCATGGCGCCGTATTCATGCGGCAGGCCTTGTTCATCTCCATCCTGAATCGTTTTGACAGGCTGGGAAGCGGAAACGGCGCCCTTGATCTCAACTCCGAAACCTGA
- a CDS encoding sodium:solute symporter family transporter, whose amino-acid sequence MIGTDYIQSVLIMIGVVIIGVAVFQVVDMDQIYSDLREERPMLLNALMPAAMMAVFNNLLFGLGEVFHSNVWWSRAHAMRSTVGKKAYLLAGFSWLPIPVAAGFIALASGSLGINITSPDMVGPLVAANVLGKAGAVVVFMVFFCSLASSLDSLLASTADLITEDIYRKMINPSASGRKLRKISSWIVLGLGVVALIVCLPRIGTLATVLFFAGPLVGSTIWPVATGLYWKKANAYGAIMGMVLGTIVGLIAYFRLGWYTGALVGAAVSMITVVACTWLFPDNFNWQTLNETHEPGFPEREAALKD is encoded by the coding sequence GTGATAGGAACGGATTATATCCAATCGGTGCTGATTATGATTGGCGTGGTGATCATCGGGGTGGCGGTTTTCCAGGTAGTTGACATGGACCAGATCTATTCGGATCTTCGTGAGGAGCGGCCCATGCTGCTGAACGCGCTGATGCCTGCGGCAATGATGGCGGTGTTCAATAACCTGCTTTTCGGGCTGGGTGAAGTATTTCACAGTAACGTCTGGTGGAGCAGGGCCCATGCCATGCGAAGCACAGTGGGAAAGAAGGCGTACCTGCTGGCCGGCTTTTCATGGCTTCCGATTCCCGTGGCCGCCGGCTTCATTGCCCTGGCTTCGGGTTCCCTGGGCATCAATATTACCAGTCCGGACATGGTGGGCCCTTTGGTGGCAGCGAATGTCCTGGGCAAGGCGGGCGCCGTCGTGGTATTCATGGTATTCTTCTGCTCGCTGGCCTCCAGCCTGGACAGCCTGCTGGCATCTACCGCCGACCTGATAACCGAAGATATTTACCGTAAAATGATCAATCCTTCCGCTTCCGGCCGGAAACTGCGGAAAATTTCTTCATGGATCGTGCTGGGGCTGGGCGTGGTGGCGCTGATTGTCTGCCTTCCCAGGATTGGTACGCTGGCTACGGTCCTTTTCTTTGCCGGCCCCCTGGTAGGAAGTACTATCTGGCCGGTTGCCACCGGCCTGTATTGGAAAAAAGCAAACGCTTATGGAGCCATTATGGGAATGGTGCTGGGAACCATTGTGGGCCTTATTGCCTATTTCCGCCTTGGCTGGTACACCGGAGCCCTGGTGGGAGCGGCCGTTTCCATGATCACTGTCGTGGCCTGTACCTGGCTGTTCCCGGATAACTTTAACTGGCAAACCTTAAATGAAACACATGAGCCCGGTTTCCCGGAAAGGGAAGCTGCTCTGAAAGACTAA
- a CDS encoding DUF4198 domain-containing protein, with amino-acid sequence MMLLLLLGTASLHLSAHALWIESNSSGKSGKEHTVKVFYGEPAAGVPDKIEDWWSDVSSFTLWLVKPDGSKEQLKVSNQGDHFSAAFTPSADGLYTLSVSHNVAEISGGTLYQFNATALVRVGDALASSDYASGTNELYLYADPAAKSGKGKTLSVSCHSPEGPVAEAYVTAFAPSGWSKSFQADASGKGSFTPEWTGTYLIEAGKGDEVTGKPYENIYRIATLQVAVPR; translated from the coding sequence ATGATGCTTTTACTGCTGCTCGGAACAGCTTCCCTGCACCTTTCAGCCCACGCCTTATGGATAGAATCCAATTCTTCCGGCAAATCCGGGAAAGAACATACCGTGAAGGTATTTTACGGGGAACCCGCAGCTGGTGTTCCTGACAAGATCGAAGACTGGTGGTCCGATGTAAGCAGCTTCACCCTTTGGCTGGTAAAACCTGACGGAAGTAAGGAGCAATTAAAGGTTTCCAACCAGGGCGATCATTTTTCGGCCGCTTTTACCCCTTCCGCCGATGGCTTGTACACCTTGAGTGTTTCCCATAACGTGGCGGAAATATCCGGGGGTACGCTATACCAGTTCAATGCTACCGCCCTGGTACGTGTAGGCGACGCTTTGGCATCTTCAGACTATGCCTCCGGGACCAACGAGCTGTATCTTTACGCTGATCCGGCCGCCAAATCAGGAAAAGGCAAGACCCTTTCTGTTTCCTGTCATTCTCCGGAAGGCCCGGTTGCCGAAGCATATGTCACGGCCTTCGCCCCCAGCGGCTGGTCTAAGAGTTTCCAGGCTGACGCTTCAGGAAAAGGCTCTTTCACGCCCGAATGGACGGGAACCTACCTGATCGAAGCCGGAAAGGGAGACGAAGTTACAGGGAAACCTTATGAGAATATTTATCGTATCGCCACTCTGCAGGTCGCTGTTCCGAGATAG
- a CDS encoding LutB/LldF family L-lactate oxidation iron-sulfur protein, whose product MSQHSEEFLVASEVKAFDLDHRRTINYNMGKYQTAVTKGLSRFNNLENSKRRAHTIKWKTIENLDKYLLEFEQNFTRKGGKVIWANNAEEANKEILQLLKQRNIKTVVKSKSMATEEIELNEVLEHEGIEALETDLGEYIIQLLGQKPYHIVTPAMHLSKEDIAKLFHEKFGTPVNATPEELTLKARELLRDKYLEAGAGITGGNFMIANTGSICITENEGNGRLSTTFPKIHIAVVGIEKIIPNLADLDIFWPLLATHGTGQNITVYNSVFSGPRQADELDGPEEMYVVLLDNGRSNLLARKEQREGLYCIRCGACLNACPIYQNVGGHTYETTYSGPIGSIITPHFQGMKEFKHLSYASSLCGKCTEVCPVKIEIHKILLLNRRDSVDEDMAPKTEMWGWYFWKNAMLRRKFMNGVSGKWKSWFMKTFFRRAWGKRRELPPFPPKSFNEIWKENHP is encoded by the coding sequence ATGAGCCAGCATTCAGAAGAATTCTTAGTCGCCTCGGAAGTTAAAGCCTTTGACCTGGACCACCGGCGTACCATCAATTATAACATGGGAAAGTACCAGACAGCCGTCACAAAAGGGCTTTCCCGCTTTAACAACCTGGAAAACTCGAAACGGCGGGCTCATACCATCAAGTGGAAGACGATAGAAAACCTAGACAAATACCTGCTGGAATTTGAACAGAATTTCACCCGCAAAGGCGGGAAGGTAATCTGGGCGAATAATGCGGAGGAGGCTAACAAAGAGATTCTCCAGCTATTAAAGCAGCGGAATATTAAAACCGTGGTAAAGTCAAAATCCATGGCCACAGAAGAGATCGAGCTTAATGAAGTCCTGGAACACGAGGGGATAGAAGCCCTGGAAACTGATCTTGGAGAATACATTATCCAGCTGCTGGGCCAGAAACCTTATCATATCGTCACTCCGGCCATGCACCTCTCCAAAGAGGATATTGCAAAATTATTCCATGAAAAGTTTGGAACGCCGGTTAACGCCACCCCGGAAGAACTAACGCTCAAAGCAAGGGAGCTGCTCCGCGATAAATACCTGGAAGCGGGCGCGGGGATCACGGGGGGGAATTTTATGATCGCTAACACCGGCAGTATCTGCATCACGGAGAACGAAGGGAACGGCCGCCTTTCCACGACCTTTCCCAAGATCCATATTGCGGTGGTAGGCATTGAAAAGATTATTCCCAACCTGGCGGACCTCGATATTTTCTGGCCCCTGCTGGCTACCCATGGAACCGGTCAGAACATCACGGTTTATAACTCTGTATTCAGCGGCCCCCGGCAGGCCGATGAACTGGACGGCCCGGAAGAGATGTACGTGGTGCTGCTGGACAATGGCCGCAGTAATCTCCTGGCCCGGAAAGAACAGCGGGAAGGCCTTTATTGTATCCGCTGCGGCGCCTGCCTGAATGCCTGCCCGATTTACCAGAACGTGGGCGGGCATACTTACGAAACCACCTACAGCGGCCCCATTGGCTCCATTATCACGCCCCATTTCCAGGGCATGAAGGAATTCAAGCACCTCAGCTATGCATCCAGCCTATGCGGGAAATGTACCGAAGTTTGCCCGGTAAAAATTGAAATACACAAAATACTGCTCCTCAACCGCCGGGATTCGGTGGACGAAGACATGGCCCCCAAGACGGAGATGTGGGGATGGTACTTCTGGAAGAACGCCATGCTGCGCCGTAAATTCATGAACGGGGTAAGCGGAAAATGGAAAAGCTGGTTCATGAAGACATTTTTCAGGCGTGCCTGGGGCAAGCGGCGCGAACTTCCCCCCTTCCCTCCCAAATCCTTTAACGAGATCTGGAAGGAAAACCATCCTTAG
- a CDS encoding aldo/keto reductase → MKSRKLGNSGLEVSALGFGAMGLSFPNAPTKEESIKLIRSAVEHGITFFDTAQGYGENELLVGKALEPFRNKVVIATKFGFKDGNVRLGLDSRPETIKAVAEASLKRLRTDVIDLFYQHRFDPNVQIEDVAGTVKDLIQQGKVKHFGLSEAPAEIIRKAHAVLPVTALQSEYSMFYREPETGIISTLEELGIGFVPFSPLGKGFLTGTINANVELDKDDIRNFSPRFSKENREANQGLVDLVVSIAADKNATPAQIALAWLLAQKTFIVPIPGTSKLHRLKENIGADNITLTTDELDKINSALATIKIVGERYSAQIQEATGRK, encoded by the coding sequence ATGAAATCAAGAAAATTAGGAAACAGCGGATTAGAAGTATCTGCATTAGGTTTTGGTGCAATGGGTTTGAGCTTTCCAAACGCACCGACAAAAGAAGAAAGTATAAAATTAATTCGTTCGGCAGTTGAACACGGCATTACGTTTTTCGACACGGCACAAGGCTATGGCGAAAATGAATTGTTGGTTGGCAAAGCACTCGAGCCATTTCGCAACAAAGTTGTAATTGCAACAAAATTCGGCTTCAAAGATGGAAATGTAAGATTGGGTTTAGACAGTCGTCCCGAAACAATAAAAGCCGTTGCCGAAGCATCTTTGAAACGATTACGAACTGACGTAATTGATTTGTTTTACCAACATCGTTTTGACCCGAATGTGCAGATTGAAGACGTTGCAGGAACTGTAAAAGATTTAATTCAACAGGGAAAAGTAAAACACTTTGGTTTGTCGGAAGCACCTGCCGAAATCATTCGCAAGGCTCACGCTGTTTTGCCTGTGACGGCTTTGCAAAGTGAGTATTCAATGTTTTACCGTGAACCCGAAACAGGCATTATTTCTACATTGGAAGAATTGGGAATTGGCTTTGTTCCATTCAGTCCACTGGGCAAAGGCTTTTTGACAGGAACAATCAACGCAAATGTTGAACTTGACAAAGACGATATAAGAAATTTTTCCCCTCGTTTTAGTAAAGAAAACCGAGAAGCCAACCAGGGATTAGTTGATCTGGTTGTTTCCATAGCCGCAGACAAAAATGCCACACCTGCACAAATTGCATTGGCTTGGTTGCTGGCTCAAAAAACTTTCATCGTTCCAATTCCGGGAACATCAAAATTGCATCGTTTAAAGGAAAACATTGGTGCTGACAACATCACTTTGACTACTGATGAGTTAGACAAAATAAATTCTGCGTTGGCGACAATCAAAATCGTTGGCGAACGCTACTCTGCACAAATACAAGAAGCGACAGGACGAAAATAA
- a CDS encoding Crp/Fnr family transcriptional regulator, which yields MEKFIDYVLQFGNLNKQQIDLITGKTTELELRKDDYYWEAGKTVKQIGFLTDGVIRVYYYDSKGVEYTRYFIDENLLILDGPNLDGNYTPSEYLQAVTDCKLTVFSKKDWKEISDTIIGWEKIIQKINNKQHTEKIERRSKLVSQDAATRYSEFIDKFPTLANRVPLSYIASYLGITQSSLSRIRKNIR from the coding sequence ATGGAAAAATTCATTGACTACGTTTTACAGTTTGGCAATTTGAACAAACAACAAATTGACCTTATTACAGGCAAAACAACGGAGTTAGAACTTCGCAAAGACGACTATTATTGGGAAGCAGGAAAAACTGTTAAACAAATCGGTTTTCTTACAGATGGTGTGATTCGTGTTTATTATTACGATAGCAAAGGCGTAGAATATACAAGATACTTTATTGATGAAAATCTTTTGATTTTAGATGGGCCAAATTTAGATGGAAACTATACTCCTTCCGAATATTTGCAAGCCGTTACTGATTGCAAACTCACAGTGTTTTCAAAAAAAGACTGGAAGGAAATTTCTGATACCATTATAGGTTGGGAAAAAATTATACAAAAGATAAACAACAAACAACACACTGAAAAAATAGAAAGAAGAAGCAAATTAGTTTCTCAAGATGCAGCTACCCGTTACAGTGAATTCATTGACAAATTTCCAACATTGGCAAATCGAGTTCCCCTATCCTACATCGCTTCCTATTTGGGAATTACGCAATCTTCATTGAGCAGAATAAGAAAAAATATCCGTTAA
- a CDS encoding DUF5777 family beta-barrel protein has translation MKNNVLFAIALFLLQAGLPSGSLAQDSLLSVLDSAGTAEYDKVIATFKASRIINGQSIEGSGAGELQLVISHRFGQVDNGVQTFFGLDDANTMLSLEYGISDKLQVALQRSSFNKMVDGFLKYRFLDQTRDDRMPFSAALFLEATVNTTATSDEAVVRRDFKHRWAYVTQVLLARKFGEAFSLQLSPTLLHRNLVPLNEDPVDLPALGAGARYKLSERMSLNLEYFYRFREDAAGSHNPFAIGLDIETGGHVFQLHFTNARQMTERGFLTETSGDFFKGNIHFGFNISRVFQLGGGKSSR, from the coding sequence ATGAAAAACAACGTCTTATTCGCCATAGCGCTTTTTCTGCTGCAGGCGGGATTGCCTTCAGGGAGCCTTGCCCAGGACAGCCTGCTTTCGGTACTTGATTCGGCCGGGACAGCTGAATACGATAAAGTGATCGCTACTTTTAAAGCAAGCCGGATCATTAACGGGCAAAGTATCGAGGGATCGGGCGCCGGGGAACTGCAGTTGGTGATCTCCCATCGTTTCGGACAGGTCGATAACGGCGTGCAGACCTTCTTTGGCCTGGATGACGCCAATACCATGCTTAGTCTTGAGTATGGCATCAGCGATAAACTTCAGGTAGCGCTGCAGCGCAGTTCTTTCAATAAAATGGTAGACGGATTCCTGAAATATCGCTTCCTGGATCAGACTCGTGATGACCGTATGCCGTTCAGCGCGGCGCTTTTCCTGGAGGCGACGGTCAATACCACGGCTACTTCCGATGAAGCTGTTGTACGGCGGGACTTTAAACACCGCTGGGCCTATGTTACCCAGGTGCTGCTGGCCAGGAAGTTCGGAGAGGCTTTTTCCCTGCAGCTTTCACCAACACTCCTTCACCGGAATCTGGTGCCCCTGAACGAAGACCCGGTTGATCTTCCCGCCCTGGGCGCGGGCGCACGGTACAAGCTCAGCGAGCGGATGTCACTCAATCTTGAATATTTTTACCGTTTCCGCGAGGACGCAGCCGGTTCTCATAACCCTTTTGCTATTGGGCTGGATATAGAAACCGGCGGGCATGTATTCCAGCTGCATTTTACCAATGCCCGGCAAATGACCGAAAGAGGTTTCCTGACCGAGACCAGCGGCGACTTTTTTAAAGGCAATATTCACTTCGGTTTTAATATCAGCAGGGTGTTCCAGCTGGGCGGCGGGAAAAGCAGCAGGTAA
- a CDS encoding YceI family protein, which translates to MKRYHVKYVVAMLLLMAGREAKAQVYQSYKSETSFFSKAPLEDIAARNDGGASVLNLGNAEIVFLIPIRGFQFRKSLMQEHFNENYLESDKYPTATFKGKILGFEPSRQGKQEVQAKGILSIHGVEKPVKAAGTLEKKGEELLLESSFRVALKDHGITIPRLVVRNIAEIVDVKLEYHYKPKTN; encoded by the coding sequence ATGAAAAGATATCATGTGAAATATGTGGTGGCTATGCTGCTGCTTATGGCAGGAAGGGAAGCAAAGGCCCAGGTTTACCAGTCCTATAAAAGCGAAACTTCCTTTTTTTCAAAGGCTCCGCTGGAAGACATAGCCGCCCGGAATGACGGGGGAGCCAGTGTATTGAATCTCGGAAACGCTGAAATTGTATTCCTGATCCCTATAAGAGGCTTTCAGTTCCGGAAATCCCTGATGCAGGAACATTTTAATGAGAATTATCTGGAGTCTGATAAATACCCTACAGCCACATTCAAAGGAAAGATCCTGGGCTTTGAGCCCTCGCGGCAGGGAAAGCAAGAGGTACAGGCGAAAGGGATACTTAGCATTCATGGCGTTGAAAAGCCCGTGAAAGCCGCTGGTACGCTGGAAAAGAAAGGCGAGGAGCTGCTGCTGGAATCCAGCTTCCGGGTAGCCCTGAAAGACCACGGGATTACCATACCCAGGCTGGTCGTGCGGAATATTGCTGAAATAGTGGATGTAAAGCTGGAATACCACTATAAACCGAAAACAAATTGA
- a CDS encoding 2-polyprenyl-6-methoxyphenol hydroxylase codes for MKKLIITASFMALVWSFSCSGDSEEALFDRPDCSVPVSLSGDIMPLLQSNCAIDGCHTAGTGLPDFMVKENILEYADEIKKRTREGSMPPPYSGIVLTSEEINMITCWVDQGKKDN; via the coding sequence ATGAAAAAACTGATAATAACAGCCAGTTTTATGGCCCTGGTATGGAGTTTTTCCTGCTCCGGCGATAGTGAAGAAGCTTTGTTTGACCGTCCTGACTGTTCCGTTCCCGTAAGCCTGAGCGGGGACATCATGCCTTTGCTCCAGAGCAATTGCGCCATTGACGGCTGCCATACGGCGGGGACCGGGCTTCCGGATTTTATGGTAAAGGAAAATATACTGGAGTATGCGGATGAAATAAAAAAGCGTACCCGGGAAGGTTCCATGCCGCCGCCCTATTCGGGGATCGTGTTGACAAGCGAAGAGATCAATATGATCACCTGCTGGGTAGATCAGGGAAAAAAGGACAATTAA